Proteins encoded within one genomic window of Ctenopharyngodon idella isolate HZGC_01 chromosome 6, HZGC01, whole genome shotgun sequence:
- the mif4gda gene encoding MIF4G domain-containing protein A, giving the protein MDSAWVAFDTETQTMLQTAINDPKTVDLEKLSNAIVTQSLKDLSFCKDAGRICYAVVQAEAQKAATSEFRRKLLNRLQQEFIAREETRNRSVQEWVCVVTFICSIFDYIKVNNAPVVALVDPIYDCLFTLAQPDSLMNEEEVDCLVLQLHRVGEQLEQTNSQRMNQLFYLLRDGFLLQEDLSSMTRLLLLEILEFRASGWTLTETAHKYYYSEVAD; this is encoded by the exons ATGGATTCAGCATGGGTGGCTTTTGATACGGAAACCCAGACTATGCTTCAAACAGCGATTAACG ATCCAAAGACAGTTGATTTGGAGAAGCTTTCTAACGCCATTGTAACCCAGTCATTGAAAGACCTCTCATTCTGTAAAGATGCTGGCCGCATATGTTATGCTGTAGTTCAG GCAGAGGCTCAGAAAGCTGCAACCAGTGAGTTCAGGCGAAAGCTGTTGAATCGTCTACAGCAAGAGTTCATTGCCAGGGAGGAGACTAGAAACCGCTCTGTGCAGGAGTGGGTGTGTGTGGTCACGTTTATTTGCAGCATATTTGATTACATCAAG GTAAACAATGCTCCTGTTGTGGCCCTTGTAGATCCAATATATGACTGCCTCTTTACTTTAGCTCAGCCAGATTCCTTGATGAATGAGGAAGAG GTGGACTGCCTGGTCTTACAGCTTCATCGTGTTGGCGAGCAGCTGGAGCAAACAAACTCCCAGCGCATGAATCAGCTCTTTTACTTGCTGCGGGATGGATTTCTTCTTCAGGAAGACCTCAGCTCCATGACAAGGCTGTTGCTCCTAGAGATCTTGGAGTTCAGGGCCAGTGGCTGGACCCTCACTGAAACTGCACACAAGTACTACTACAGTGAAGTAGCTGACTGA